A segment of the Desulfitobacterium dehalogenans ATCC 51507 genome:
CCAACCCATTACGGTAGGAGAGCCCACAGTGGAGCAGGCCATTCAGATTCTCTTTGGCTTACGGGATCGTTATGAAGCCCATCACCGTACCAAGATCACCGATGAAGCTGTGGAAGCCGCAGTGAAAATGTCCGATCGTTATATTTCGGATCGTTTCCTGCCGGATAAGGCCATCGACTTAATGGATGAAGCCGCTTCCCGAGTGCGTTTGGCAGCCTTTACAGCTCCGCCGGATCTTAAGTCTTTGGAAGAAAAGATCGAAACCCTGAAGGGTGAGAAGGAAGCAGCAGTCTTAAGTCAGGAGTTTGAAAAGGCAGCCAAATTCCGGGATGAAGAGCATCAACTTCGGGAGGAGCTTTCCCAACTCCGCAACACCTGGGAGAGCAAACGGGATGTGAACCAAAGTGAGGTCACTGCCGATGATATCGCTCAGATCGTGGCCAGTTGGACAGGGATCCCTGTGAAGAAGCTGGCTCAAGAAGAAAGTGAACGGCTCCTGGGCTTGGAGGAGACCCTCCATCAACGAGTGGTGGGACAAGAGGATGCTGTGAAGGCTGTTTCTCGTGCCGTGCGACGGGCTCGGGCAGGGTTAAAGGATCCCAAACGCCCAGTGGGTTCCTTCATCTTCCTTGGACCCACTGGAGTAGGTAAGACAGAGCTGGCTCGGGCTTTGTCAGAAGCCTTATTTGGTGAGGAAGATGCTTTGATTCGTATTGATATGTCCGAGTATATGGAGAAGCATGCCGTTTCCCGTCTGGTAGGGGCACCTCCCGGATACATCGGTCATGATGAAGGGGGGCAATTGACGGAAGCCGTCCGCCGTAAGCCCTATAGTGTTATTCTACTGGATGAAATCGAAAAGGCTCATCCTGAGGTCTTCAATATCCTGCTGCAAGTTTTGGAGGATGGCCGCCTCACCGATACCAAGGGCAGAACTGTGGATTTTCGAAATGCAGTAATAATTATGACCTCCAATGTAGGGGCCTCCTTTATGAGAAAAGAAGCTCTGGGCTTTGCATCCCGTCGGGATGAAGAGACCGAGTATAAAAATATGAGCTCACGAGTTATGGAGGAACTGAAAAGGACCTTCCGCCCAGAGTTCCTTAACCGGGTGGATGAAATTGTGGTTTTCCATTCTCTCCAAGCAGAAGGGCTCATGAAGATTACCGAGATTTTAATGAAGCAAGTCAATGGTCGTCTCAAGGAGCAAGGCTATGATCTGCAGGTAGAAAAGAGTGCTCTGGAGCTTA
Coding sequences within it:
- a CDS encoding ATP-dependent Clp protease ATP-binding subunit is translated as MNEKYTEKALKALQFASEEAKRMGSSVIGTEHLLLGLVAEGEGIASKSLHGIGVTPEKIREQIGNLTGIGQPFTGEVSLTPRVKRVLELAHEEARRHGVSYIGTEHLLLGLLMEGEGVAARVLRNLGVNPERIWKQVVQLLGGQSDDIPMPGGAPGPSPVKNNGTANTPALNEFGRDLTQQARDGKLDPVVGREDEIERVVQVLSRRTKNNPVLIGEPGVGKTAIAEGLAQRIVSNKVPETLAGKRVVTLDLSAVVAGSKYRGEFEERLKKVMEEIRVDGRIIVFIDELHTLIGAGAAEGAIDAANILKPALARGELQCIGATTLDEYRKYIEKDPALERRFQPITVGEPTVEQAIQILFGLRDRYEAHHRTKITDEAVEAAVKMSDRYISDRFLPDKAIDLMDEAASRVRLAAFTAPPDLKSLEEKIETLKGEKEAAVLSQEFEKAAKFRDEEHQLREELSQLRNTWESKRDVNQSEVTADDIAQIVASWTGIPVKKLAQEESERLLGLEETLHQRVVGQEDAVKAVSRAVRRARAGLKDPKRPVGSFIFLGPTGVGKTELARALSEALFGEEDALIRIDMSEYMEKHAVSRLVGAPPGYIGHDEGGQLTEAVRRKPYSVILLDEIEKAHPEVFNILLQVLEDGRLTDTKGRTVDFRNAVIIMTSNVGASFMRKEALGFASRRDEETEYKNMSSRVMEELKRTFRPEFLNRVDEIVVFHSLQAEGLMKITEILMKQVNGRLKEQGYDLQVEKSALELIAKEGNDPAFGARPLRRAIQRLIEDSLSEKILLGEFKSGDKIKVEEEGNKMKFSKVKARKSKKAEAAE